A single genomic interval of Deltaproteobacteria bacterium harbors:
- a CDS encoding DUF3047 domain-containing protein, translating into MAIMNDSDNTHEASVSYVDYIEVSALPPPS; encoded by the coding sequence ATCGCCATCATGAACGACTCGGACAACACCCATGAGGCCTCGGTGTCATATGTGGATTATATCGAGGTTTCTGCCCTTCCCCCACCTTCTTGA